The genomic interval CCTTATAGATACCCTACCCGAATAACCGTGCCTTTCCCCGCTTGACAGGCATGAAAACAATCATTCCTTTTGTAAAAGGCTTAACGTGATCAAATTGTATCAATTTTCAATAGTTACAGCGACGCAGAAACAAAATGAAAGGTTTTACTTGAATATGCGATGACATTAATAATTGTTCTTATTGTTAAGAGATATCAAATGGCTTTGGTTTACAAAAACACTTTATATTTGGATATTTACTTCAATAGTAGAAAATCTTCATTAAACTAActttatacataaatagtgtatgtagagctacattcatagtCAAATATTGTCTATTAACAGCCGACTGTTTAAAATATGTTCAGTCTTAGTGGTAATACACTGTGATCAACTATACATGTACACTGcgtgtactatttttaacctAGTATCATCGTACTGTTAATATATATCAACatgtaaatttcatatttatataaaccATATGCAGTATGCGATAACGTTTCATACATCAAATTTGTGTCTTGTTTAACTTTAAATATTCTTATGTTAATGCAAAATACCAGACACTTACATGGTAACTACGTTTGTTTGaggaaaacaatatgtttaaaatattttgtccaaaAACCAAATTGCATGCAATGTTGCATTACCTGTAGCCTTCAGAACCAGTGTATTCTACAATTGGCTGGGCCTCTATCATCGTCCTTAATCCAACAAACCATATTCCCCACATAGAGCTAAAAAGAGGAAATAGCCAAAAATCTCTGTAAGAGTTAGCAACGAACAAATCATCAGCCATTAAAAAGTtattcaaaataacaaatttaaagtaGCAAGACAAATTTCTATAGCCATGTATCAACCGGTATAAGAGTTAGTTTTGGCATTTTGCACttcaaaaacatgataaaaagccattaaataaaatactaatatcaaacaatatgtttTTTGAATAGGATggtcatttttaactttttttggttaaacttaTTTCAACATAGTCTTTTTGTtgtggaataagtagtatgtaaggaaattAAATACAAGGAAAAAAAGTATAAGTCCTCAAAATTATCAAAAcgatttattttagatattgcatctggaattctgcAGTAACGTCTACATCTAAAACTTATTGTAGCCGTTTACGCAGAGTAAATGCTGTATTGTACTTGTGCTGGTAAACTACATCTGCACAAAAGTGTCGGGGTGTACTTGTATAATATGTCAATAGATTATAAGCCGTTTTACAATACAAACATACTATTTTACCTTGTTTCGTCATGAATGTCCAAGTCTCCATCGCCTTTCAGGACAAGAAGAAAAGTCCCTCCAAAAGCAAGGTTTATAAATACAAAACAGCAAACTGAACGGAATAAAGTTTCTCCAAAAGATTGTTCTAAGTGACTCTGCATAAGCCCCAGTTTCGCTAGGTGAAACgattgaaaatatttgttatgaaaaatTCTTTTAGCatattataccccagtcacacatacggcgcggatagctacgtctagccacggatagaaacgtagtaatccatatcgatccgtacctcagccgtacggattgatacggattactactttatagtacgactcaggtacggatcggtacggattactacgtttctagccgtggctagacgtagctatccgtgtcgtatgtgtgactggggtataaggcAATATAgaaactgtataattatgtaaaatgtacATCGCATAAAAGATCATAGTTCTTCCTTCCTTCCTAAGCTATTTTATGTTCCTAACGACCCTATTTTACGTGTGGAGGACCGAAAGATACTGGAATTATTTCTTCATTTGGAGAGCTCGGATGTATGCTTTAACTGCTGATATACCACAAGACAAAATGGGAACAGGGGATTATGAATCCAACAATAAATCAACATAACAAACTTCACTTAACGTTATCCTTCCTCGGGGAAGCGAAAATGGGAAAGAATAATTTTGACAGCCATAAAAGATATTATTAAATAACATACACAGTGCAAACACTATCACATTTAAACATGTAgctaaacaatatacatgtatattgtgcaTTTGCATTTATTATCTTTGCTAAAAATGCGGTTTATTTTGCATACCAAACATGCTGTCGTGAACAAACTAACCAACCCGCCATTTGCGATTTTGTCGGTGTTTTAATATTAAACTACCTTTTCTTAATTATGATAACAATTAGATCAAGACGCTATCAATagcatataaaaaaaaacacacacacacacatttaatcAGGCATATTCATTTTACCactaaaaccatttttaaaagattaaaaaatacacagataaattctaaatttggaaatacaattaataaaaagaaggatgtacaaaatatatattcattttacacaaGCACATTATTAACTATAACTAATATATTAAATGCTCATTTAGATAGGGCACGACAAGGacgatatttgtttttgttttgcattctCTTTCCCCTTATACGTTTTCACTAGTTTATAACTGTTTAGTGTATTGTTTTATTGAACTTTTCAGAAATTGGTTGTAGCGTTTAAATGAGTaactatattaaaatattttgattctttACTTTAGTTAAAATTAGCAAAATAGCGGATAATTGTGTTTTTTTCAGTACAATTTTGTCAAGTTTACCTGAAAACTACTGCATATTTGAAGATCTTTATCACCCATAGGAAATATCCCACAGCGAATATATACCAATGAGCCCGGATATTAATGTAACGCACGGGAAGTACTAGCAACAAGAGTACCGCTGAAATTAGCTCCAACCAATTGAGAAGTTGTTTGCAGTAAGTGAGGCCATGcctgaaaaatgtaaaattaacttTCTGTATGATTcgataaaacattaaacattgtaTATGTGGATTTATTGTTAATAGCAAATTTGTAAATACGAAACGTGATCTGTGTTTTGTATACAGGTATTGAATAATCTTAACAGGGGCATAAATCTAATGTACATATAACTTTTGTTCTCATCGGTTACCTTAACTTGTaagtttatattgatttaattttgGATAGTCGGTATTTTGGTTTTGgtgctatatattttaaaattgtattacCTCACCACTTGgagaatttcatgaaaaattgcttTAATTACAAAGCCATATGCCACAATTTCAAAAACTGCACGTGAATGTTGTAATCTTGTGTCATAGTCCTTTATGTCGGCGGAAGTTGCacccacagcaacagaaaatgtcaaagaaaACAGGCTTAAGAGGTACAAAACGAAATTTGTCCTGAAAAAAAGTAACAACAAAAGCTCTcaagaaaaagaaatttgttcacaaattaagtaattctttttcattcactTCTCGAGCAAACTTAAAGATATATTCATGATAAGCATATATTTCATGTACCACAATTTGTGTGATATCAATATACAATATAAATTACCTTAAGGACAACGTTTGGagaattaaaaaatattgatCACAGCTTACTCAAGTAGTTAAATAACATAGCTATGTACAAACCTTCATAAATGTAAGCTTGTAAGCTTAAGTCATAAATCAAGAACTGATAAACTACCAGTTAAGCATGCACTATCTCatatttattgctttaacaaGGTCTATTTGCAACTTTATACTGCCGAACACGTAAGACATTTAATCATCAGATTATTTGGATTATTTTACCAGAGATACTAACACAAACTTCTTCCTTGCCCACTCGTTCCATTTATGGCTGATCATAAGTCTAAGTATTGGATGATTTATTGCTTCCTGTAATTAAGATTTGATACAGCAAATAATTTCAAGGAGAAGACTGACCAACGTATTTTTAGCCTTGATATTATGAATAATCTTCAAGCAAAACTGTAATTTAAAAATCTGCtttgtgtttttaaaaagtcataaaaCCTAATGCCCTACCTTGAGgttattatttgtatttgttttaatgattttataattatctaaaacacgtttattgtaaaatatcaattcAGTGAATATATATTAAACAGTAGGAAAGAAGGAATTTGTAAAACACTCTGTTGGTTGTTAAAGCAAGTTTTTTAAAACCATACTTAAGCtaattattcagttttaaaaatatacaagaaCTGCCTGAGATCACATTAGAAGCCCTAAGGTGACACAGTTTAACTGGGCAGGTGCCTTTAATCGTGCATTTATGTTGTGTGACATAAACATGTTACATATTTACTTAAAGacttattttcagttttcatttatttttcatttatcaatttACCTTATGTCCTTTTCCAGCTAAGACATGGAAAACAGTGTGATCTTTGCAGTTGAAGGCAGAGTTATCTGGTAGTTTTCCAGTCTTATCTTCCTCCAACAGCTTGGTGTCAAATTCATCAGAGCCATCCTCCTTCTCATCCTTTAGACTGTCTAAAACTGCTAGTAATGTTTCCTTTTAAAGAATCAAAATTAATTATAACAGTATCCGCTTATAATCTTATTAAGAATGGAATTCCTCTCCCTGCACATAACTTTAGTTTGATGTCGTTTATCTTGTGGGCAGTTACGGCGGTATATAGCTGTTATGTTTCCCTACATTTCGTTTGTAAATTCTAAAGTATTTTGACATGTCATATGATGGCTATaggtcatatacatgtatataagaatTTCAACGTTGTTTTAcactatatatttcattaaacacTGGTTATACGGAACTGCTCAGGACTAGCAAAATGTGTTCGTTATAGTCAGAGCTCGTTATTACCTGCGGCCTCCAGGAATATTGGAatacaacaagtagtgtagcacatggggactggatGATtgcacgtgactttttaccgatatgcgatttgCATATTgtatttatggaacgccgttttgcAATAAAGCttgcactctatatgatatatagagaaatgtttgtgacatgAATTgctcattcctttttttttttggttggatttaacgtcgcaccgacacaattttaggttaTTTCATATAGTTTATTTCAACTTTCAGCAAtaatcaatattgatacctagttgtgcatacgttttttgtgttaattgctcttcaGTTTCCTGAATTATGATTCTGTGTTTTCAACGATGTCCAGGTGAAGACaagaatcacatttgtgaaagctctagtaaagtattttaatatagtcaaggaatgtgaccagttaagctaaaagttatattttacatgaaagagaaatataagtatttttgttcaaaacaatacctttcagaattaagaaatacatatttcatagatctacctTTAAATTATGTATAATGGAGTAATATTTACTACAATAAAGTGTGATgctatgataataataataaagaaaacaaacaagttATTCACACTTAAGTTTCTTTTTAGGttgagtggtcacacatacatccatacTGTATAAATTCTAGACGCAGATAATCTTTcgacttgtaaacatgatttgtaTAGAAAACTCGTGTATATCATAAGCTGATTGGTTGTGCATTGTATTTCATCAGctgtatttgtatttttctaaAAGGTACATTTTTGAGattcagtttattttatttcgCAAAAAGTCTGAACTTGTATAACATTCATATCATACGCCTTCGATGCTGTCGCAATATGAAACGGCaaattaatataatgataaaattaaaatacaatggCATAAACGTagtctgaaatagaaaaaagggaaaatatttttGACGCCTGAAAGCTCTTGCCGGGGTAATTTGCTTAATTTGCTGATTTATTGATATACTGTTATGAATGGGATTTCATACTTAGTTTGTTCACTGAGACACAATATGAAATTATTGAATCATTTAATGGAACCTCGAGGTATTTTAGGATactttaaatatggacaacctattAGAATTGATAAAAGCATATTTACCCAAAAttgttacagcttaacaaggctaatactccAGATTTAGAAACGTaatttttggacttaaaattaacgattgtgaataataatctagaaacgaaaatatatgataaaattgacgattttaattttgaaattgtcacaTTACCCCACCATGATGGAGCTGTCCTTCGAGCAACATGTTCAGGtttctatatttcacaacttattcgtttttcAAGAGCTTGCTTGAAGtagttagaggattttaatgatagaaatcttcaaaTCACTAAAcaattattacaacagggttaccgctAAAATATTAAGCTACTGAAAGCTTTCgataaattttactacagatcatctgaactgttaaagaaatataatactaaccttCAAACACCTTAAAACATGGTCTTACACTCACGGAATACTACTGATATTTAGTTTATAGAATTCGGATTATTAAACATCAGATATTTGTTAAAAAGTATGTCAAAGGAATCTACAATGCGAAACTtttgaagcacagtgcatgtttgctAATTGACCCCTCAACAGTTAATTGTTACGCTTTCTTGTGCAATTAAAGTGTAAATCTCCTTGATGGTCTTCTCGTAAAACACATAAAACGGATGGAGGGAGTAGAATTTCATCTGCATTTGTTTTAATGGTGCTTTTACTAGTTAGGTTCTTGGAACTCAGACAAGGTGTTGAGTACGTTGGCTTTTAATCATACTTTatatttaccataattttatgttttactttatatgattgACAGaacctttctcagcggggaatgATTCCCAGGtttctttatataggttactgaccgttccaaggcggtactaCCGCTATTTTTAACTTGTTGtctgtccgtcttgtattttgtgttgcgtatgatTTTGTTGTTaacgtttctttcctctttcttcTCACTCCTCTTATTACCCCCTCTCCCTCTCTCAATCCTTTCCACTTGCATTTGCGCTTCCTTGCCTTGGCTTCCGTGCCCACATTAATTTTTGCTGCcagaatcctaaggcggtgcccgattgttgttttgtCCTGcttgtgcgtgtgtgtgcttgtgCATCTGTGTGTCTCGGGCGATGCcttacagtgttgttatatcttacttgtttgtttatatatgttAGTAAGCTATGTgcgtgtgtttgtcttttgtacatgagtATCTaggctgctgtggtttacgttgtaagGTAACTGTggttaaggaacgtagcattcccttttgaatattcatccttgttccactttccttTTTAACACCTCGTTTTTACCCATACTCCTTCTTTTCCGCTTTTTCTACATTGTGAATAAAATTAACAATTACTTGTTGagttttttaagcaacccgtcaataatattttttcgttacagctcctttttgttgt from Mercenaria mercenaria strain notata chromosome 2, MADL_Memer_1, whole genome shotgun sequence carries:
- the LOC128554904 gene encoding uncharacterized protein LOC128554904; protein product: MASVGTEMVKVKDKRSENQGQGLDLEADFKDGEQKALNAVNAYIHGGGDPNKVQDKKTGNTFLHCAAKHNFKNVAEKLLEHGMNALAKNKTEKIALQIAIDNKRDDMSALIARNMKPAELRGLFGGSKADDENQVQRLFHIDDVLINSNCDFTETLLAVLDSLKDEKEDGSDEFDTKLLEEDKTGKLPDNSAFNCKDHTVFHVLAGKGHKEAINHPILRLMISHKWNEWARKKFVTNFVLYLLSLFSLTFSVAVGATSADIKDYDTRLQHSRAVFEIVAYGFVIKAIFHEILQVVRHGLTYCKQLLNWLELISAVLLLLVLPVRYINIRAHWYIFAVGYFLWVIKIFKYAVVFSETGAYAESLRTIFWRNFIPFSLLFCIYKPCFWRDFSSCPERRWRLGHS